The following proteins come from a genomic window of Solwaraspora sp. WMMA2065:
- a CDS encoding GNAT family N-acetyltransferase has protein sequence MRLTIERADFADPELGVFLQAHLDELAPTAPAESRHALDLSGLRAPGVRLWVARMSGELVGTGALAEVEPAHEEIKSMRTDPRRRGQGIAARVLDHLIGDARRRGVRRISLETGSMDFFVPARTLYAKAGFVPCPPFGAYVDDPNSAFMTRELA, from the coding sequence ATGCGGTTGACTATCGAGCGCGCCGACTTCGCTGACCCGGAGCTCGGCGTCTTCCTGCAGGCACATCTCGACGAACTCGCGCCAACGGCGCCTGCCGAGAGCCGACACGCGCTGGATCTTTCCGGGCTGCGGGCACCGGGCGTCCGTCTGTGGGTCGCCCGGATGAGTGGCGAGCTGGTGGGCACGGGTGCCCTGGCCGAGGTGGAGCCGGCGCACGAGGAGATCAAAAGCATGCGGACGGATCCGCGACGACGCGGCCAGGGCATCGCCGCGCGCGTCCTCGACCACCTCATCGGGGACGCGCGACGACGCGGCGTCCGCCGCATCTCGCTGGAGACCGGAAGCATGGACTTCTTCGTCCCGGCGAGGACGTTGTACGCAAAGGCGGGCTTCGTCCCCTGCCCGCCCTTCGGCGCCTACGTCGATGATCCCAACAGCGCGTTCATGACCCGCGAACTGGCGTGA
- a CDS encoding phosphotransferase yields MTASVLAEVAALDLAAQDLPLLADMYRLGEVEEVRYLPDGLMNRNWQLRTAGGEFALKLLLDAPVSTVRRNLSVAAALAAAGVPACPPVLTLGGDVVAEMDDRAYSLFGWLEGEHIAGTGLSAGQAHHLGGVVGRLHRELNDPGLRRWLPAAGAVTATVAAPGEAVAEADRYLRAIGAFASAAPFDVQTVELLRRRKALIAEYGHLRPATDQPAGPAGYTHGDLQHRNIIWRDGVVAGVIDWDRIRVRPFGEEIARTATLQFGGEAGELDLELVAAFVAGYRAVVAISDAELADAVDRLWWKRASDFWQLVFHYDRGDHSCDHLFFSGETFLHWWTANRVQVRDAFAARP; encoded by the coding sequence GTGACAGCTTCCGTGCTTGCCGAGGTCGCCGCTCTCGACCTGGCTGCCCAGGACCTGCCGTTACTGGCCGACATGTACCGGCTCGGCGAGGTCGAGGAGGTTCGATATCTGCCCGACGGGTTGATGAACCGCAACTGGCAGCTGCGGACAGCCGGTGGCGAGTTTGCGCTGAAGCTGCTGTTGGACGCGCCCGTGTCGACCGTGCGACGCAATCTGAGCGTCGCTGCGGCGCTCGCCGCAGCCGGGGTACCGGCATGTCCGCCGGTGCTGACCCTCGGCGGCGATGTCGTCGCCGAGATGGATGACCGCGCTTACAGTCTGTTCGGCTGGCTGGAGGGCGAGCACATTGCGGGTACCGGATTGTCGGCCGGTCAAGCACATCACCTTGGCGGTGTGGTTGGCAGGCTGCACCGCGAGCTCAACGATCCGGGCCTGCGGAGGTGGCTACCGGCTGCCGGTGCCGTCACCGCCACGGTGGCAGCGCCCGGTGAGGCGGTGGCCGAGGCTGACCGATATCTACGCGCCATCGGCGCGTTCGCTTCGGCGGCACCGTTCGACGTCCAGACGGTCGAGTTGCTGCGGCGGCGCAAGGCGCTCATCGCCGAGTATGGGCATCTGCGCCCGGCCACCGATCAACCGGCTGGCCCTGCCGGATACACCCATGGTGATCTTCAGCATCGCAACATCATCTGGCGTGACGGGGTGGTGGCCGGAGTGATCGACTGGGATCGGATCAGGGTTCGCCCGTTCGGCGAGGAGATCGCCCGGACCGCCACGCTGCAGTTTGGCGGTGAGGCGGGCGAGTTGGATCTGGAGCTGGTGGCCGCGTTCGTCGCCGGGTACCGTGCCGTGGTCGCGATCAGCGATGCCGAACTGGCCGACGCGGTGGACCGCCTATGGTGGAAGCGGGCCTCGGACTTCTGGCAGCTGGTCTTCCACTACGACCGAGGCGACCACTCCTGTGACCACCTGTTCTTCTCCGGTGAGACGTTCCTGCACTGGTGGACGGCAAACCGGGTTCAGGTTCGCGACGCCTTCGCGGCGCGACCCTGA